One Archangium violaceum genomic window, GACACAGTTCGGCCAGGAAGCGAGGACAGGCCGGCTCGCCCCGGGCTTAGACGCGGACGTGGTGGTCATTGACGGTGACCCGTCCCGGGGCATCGAGGCGCTCGCCAACGTCCGCTTGGTGCAGAGGCAGGGGAAGGTCGTCT contains:
- a CDS encoding amidohydrolase family protein gives rise to the protein MTDDDLRREYVLMQRARLSARDILASLTTSPATQFGQEARTGRLAPGLDADVVVIDGDPSRGIEALANVRLVQRQGKVVFRQEW